The DNA window ACTGCTTCTTGCTTCAGACCTTGCCGTTGCCAAGAGCGCCCTTGATCTCATGTTGACTTCCCGCTGGTGAGGTGTCAGGACTTCTTTCAGTCCATCGGCGCAGAAAGCATTCTGGGCAAACTAAAAAGCAAGAGCCTTACGGCTCTTGCTTTTTATCCATACGGATACTATTCTCTTGATAATGTTGAGTTAGATAATTATTCTACCTACTCATCTGAAGCCACGGCCTCATCTGAAGCCTCGGCTGTGATTTCACAAGCTGGGAATGTTATAGTAGTAACTATCTTAGGACTTTTGCCATCTCTTTCTTCTGTGCCTATGCCAGTTATTCCTACAGTCTCATCTGCACCTGCTGTTGCACTAGGAGTTACGGATGTAATAGTGTAGATTCCATTGTCATTTTTGATACCATATTCATCTGCATCCCAGTCTGCTCCTGCAGATCCCGCCATAAATCCAATGAAACCAGCCACATCCGCTGCATCAAGACCGGTCAGATCGCCACCAGCACCACCTTGTGATTTTGGGGTTTTGTAAAATTGCACAATTTGTGAAGCAAAGCTTTGAGCATCTGCTGCAATAGCTGATTTGTTGGCACTGTAGGCCTGGCTGTTGAACATCTGGATACCAACCGCGATGGCGGCACCAACGATGATTACACTAAGTACGATTAAAAGAATTTGTTGAGTTCCCATGTGTATTCTCCTTTTTTTGGGGGTTTACTCTTATATGTTTTGTGCCTAAGGCACAGCTATGTACAATGCAAGAGTCGTGCCAATTCTCTGATTTGGCTTCAATACTTACTCTCCTGTTGTGTATTTCATTGTATTATTATCACTTACGGCATGCGCTGGAGACTCGAAGGGGAGGATTTTGCATAGCTTTCATTGTGAGGATTGTTTCTTTTACGATACACTCATTAATTGCCTTCTGTCTCCCATAGGGGACATTTTAATCAGATTACTTGTGTCACATGATATCGCTGAATTGATGAATTCAATAACATCCATGAAATCCTTCGGAGTATGGAGTACATACCATAAGTAAATCACATCTATGCGGATACACAAATGGTGGCGAGACCCAGAATTGAACTGGGGACACAAGGCTTTTCAGGCCTCTGCTCTACCGGCTGAGCTATCTCGCCACACAGTAGTGAGCATCACAACTAGGGGGTCTTTTTTTGTCAAGCACAAAGTTCGTTTTGATGGCTAGTTTTGACGTTTTCACGTTTTGTCGTTGTGACAAATCCAACAGCAGCACTGCAGCTTTCGTTTGGTCTCACGCAGATCACGCAGATTTAAACAGAAAAAAGTACAGATTCGACAGAGATTTGTAGCGGTGCTCGCTTTGCGCCCTCAAACTGCAGAACCGCAGCACTTTAGAACTAATCAACAAAGAACTAAGAACTAATGAACTAAGAACAAAGAACTAAGAACTCCTTCTCCTCCAAGTCGTGCCGAAGTAGATATCATCGGTTAATTATCGGGTGTTCACTCGATGATAACGGGATTATATCTGCTTTAGCACGGGACAACTCTCTGAAGAAGAGGAGGCAATGTGCAAAACTAAGCCCAGACCTATCTGCGACAATCAGGATGTAGTAAAAGACGCCCACCACCTGTAATGAAAAATCGCAACCAATCTACCTGATTCGATTGCCCGGTACATTCCACGATCAATAATTCTAAGGATCAAGGAAAATGATCTGCAGAAAAAGCCCCACAGAGAAAAGACTTGACCAAATCCATCTCTTATTCTAACCTTGAATCTATGAATAACTCAGGAAACAGCATGATCAACATCGAACACTTATTAGCTCTGGTAGAAAAGCCTTCCCGTTATATCGATCACGAGATCAATTCTTGCCGCAAAAGCTTTGCAGACCACTCTGTGCGCATGCTTTTTGCATTTCCGGAACTCTATGAACTGGGTGTATCGCATCTGGGACTAAAAATTTTATACAGCATTGTTAACCGCTTACCTTATGCAATGGCAGATCGGCTCTATCTGCCTCAACGCGATCTCTTGGCGCTTCTGAAGCAAGAGCAGCTCCCCCTGTTCGGTCTGGAAAGCCGCAGAGCCGCTCATGAATTTGACCTGCTGGGTATCACACTGCAAAGTGAGCTAACCTTTAGTAACGTGCTGGAACTGATCGCTTCTTCACAAATCCCCATTTTTAATCTGGATCGCAGCCAGGAGCATCCGATTGTGATGGCGGGCGGGCCTTGCGCTACCAATCCCTTGCCCCTCGCACCCTTCATCGACGTGTTTTTTTTTGGTGAAGCTGAGGAAGGCATCGTGGAGATAGCGGAAATCCTACGGGACAATGCTTCCCGCGCGGAGCGTTTACAGCACTTGGCCACTTTGAAAAGCTGCTGGGTTCCCCAATACAACAGTGATTCACCCTGGGACATCAGAATCCCCACGGAAGCCATCCCCAGCCGGAAGTATGCTGATTTCTCGAAGGGTAAGGATCTGCACAGCCCGCAATTACTCAGCTGGCAATTGGCCACACACAACCGTTATGTATCTGAGATCATGCGCGGCTGTTCCCGCGGTTGCCGCTTTTGTCATGCCGGATTCTTCTACCGTCCCGTACGTGAGCGTGATCCCCGGCAAATTCTGGATGAATTGCTCAAAGAAGTTCATACTGACGGTTGGGATGAAGCGGGATTGATCTCGCTTTCCAGCAGCGATTACACTTGCATCCGGGAATTGCTGTTTGCCCTGCTGAACGCCGTAAATACAGATAAGACGCATATAGCGTTGCCATCTTTGCGCGTAGATAGTTTGGATACTCGTTTGGTTAGCCTGATGCAATCCTTGGGACGCGAAGGACTTACCATCGCCCCGGAAGCCGGTTCGCAACGCTTGCGCGATGTGATCAATAAAAACCTCAGCGAAGCAGAAATCCTGCAGGGGCTGGAGATCGCCAAAAGCTTGGGCTGGCAAAAGATAAAGCTGTATTTTATGATTGGTTTGCCCACCGAGACCGATGAAGACATCCTGGCAATTGAAGAGCTTATCCACACAATTAACTTACGCGCAAACAAGCGCATGAACATCAGCGTGACTCTGTCCCCCTTTACACCAAAGCCTTTCACACCGTTCCAGTGGACAGCAATGACCCCCGGTGAGACACTGCTGAAGCGCGCTCAATATCTGAAAACCGCATTCAGTAAAAACCGCAATATCAAATTGAAGTATCACACCATCGAAAATTCCGTGTTGGAAGCCTGCCTTACCCGCGGCGATCTGCGCATGGCAAAGGTATTATATAGCGCTTGGGAGAATGGCGCACTCTTTGACGGTTGGAACGAATCCTGGGATTGGCAGAGGTGGCAGAATGCCTTTGCCCAGCACGACTTGCGATCCGAAGATTTTACTGCGGCAAGGGATCCGAATGCCCCCTTACCATGGGACTTTGTGGACATCGGAGTATGCAAGAAGTTTCTATACAACGAATACGAGAAAGCGCTAAAGGCAGAATTAAGCCCGGATTGCAGGGAATTCTGCGCTATGTGCGGGGTATGCAACGACGAAGTATGCACTCAGAAAGCCAGTGTATCAGAGAGCTTGGAGCTTCCATCAGCCACTCCCCCACGCCCTCAGTACAATCCCCAAATCCAATACCGCTATCGGGTCTTCTATCGCAAAACCGGACTCTTACGCTTTATCTCTCACTTGGATTGGATGCGGATGCTCTTTCGCCGCATCGCCGTATTGGAGCTTCCCACAGTATTTACCATGGGCTTTTCGCCACACCCGAAGGTAAGCCTGTCGCCACCTCTGCCCGTGGGCGTGGAAAGCGTGGCAGAGTACTTTGACATCTCCTTTTACTGCCCTTTCAGCCCGGAAGATATCCTAAGGGAATTCTGTCGCAGCCGTATTCCGGAGTTCATAGTTACCGGCTGTGAAGTCATAAGCGGTAAGGCCGCTCTGCCAAGCACCGAATATGTCCGCATCGAACTGGATGAGACTTTACTGAAGGAATTGAATCCGCAATTGCAGAGCTTTGCCAAGGCAAGCAGCATGATTTTTACTAAAAGTAGTGAAACGCACAGCAAAACCTACGATCTAAAAAAGATTTTACACTCCCTGGAGTTGTGCCCGGAAGGCTTGAGAATCCATAAAAGCCTGCAAAGCCCGTCTTTGTACGATCTCCTTTCAGCAGTGTTGGGACTGGATAAAGCGCAGCTTTTCCGCTATCGAGTGGTGAGGGAAGCCTTTGGCTATCTATGAACAAGCAGCTTGAGGCGGAGAGGGATGAAATGAGCGAGGAGATTCTGACTAATTTCAAGAGAGCACTTTCAAGCTTTTGCCGTTATCCCCGGCTTGCTGCTGCCATACGTGAGCGTTATCCCAATAAGCCTCCGCATATTCTGGCTATCGGTAAAGCCGCCTGGCAAATGGGGAAAGTAGCATGTTCCGCTCTGAAACCCAAAGTTCCACTCAGCTGCGTAGTTTTGTGCAAATATGGCTTTTATCCTACTGAAAGTGATAGAAATTATCAACCTCAGATATTGGAAGCTGCACATCCTGTTCCGGATGAAAATTCGATCCTTCACAGCCGTAGAATAATGGAATGGATCAAAAGCATCCCCAGCGATGAAGAGCTGTGCGTATTACTCTCTGGGGGCAGTTCCGCACTGTTTGAAATACCCGCTTCGGGCTATGATCTGGCTGCAATTCGTGCCCGGCATTCCCTGTTGCTCAAAAGCGGACTGGACATAGCGCAGATCAATGCCGGGCGAAAAGAGTGTTCCGCCGTCAAGGGAGGCAAAGCAGCGAAGTTCTTCAGCGGTAAAAGCTTGGAAGTGTATCTTTTGAGCGATGTACCAGAGAACGACCCCAGTATCATCGGCAGCGGACCTTTCTACCGGCCGGAGATATCCAATCACCATATCATTGGCGACAATCAGGCTTTTCTAAAGCAATTGGCAAAGCATTTTCGCCGCGAAAGGCCGAATCTTCCCGTCAGAGTATCTCCGGTATTTATTAAGGATGAAGTTG is part of the Candidatus Cloacimonadota bacterium genome and encodes:
- a CDS encoding DUF4147 domain-containing protein: MNKQLEAERDEMSEEILTNFKRALSSFCRYPRLAAAIRERYPNKPPHILAIGKAAWQMGKVACSALKPKVPLSCVVLCKYGFYPTESDRNYQPQILEAAHPVPDENSILHSRRIMEWIKSIPSDEELCVLLSGGSSALFEIPASGYDLAAIRARHSLLLKSGLDIAQINAGRKECSAVKGGKAAKFFSGKSLEVYLLSDVPENDPSIIGSGPFYRPEISNHHIIGDNQAFLKQLAKHFRRERPNLPVRVSPVFIKDEVEVFARGLARYCEHAAPGIYIFGGECTLKVKGLGKGGRLSHLALSFLRDMPDCRNAWLCAFATDGNDNLADSAGALVTNEMRDRICFPGGMDTALKDFDSFSCLQSVGGIIPAFYSGCNVNDVMVLRKR
- a CDS encoding TIGR03960 family B12-binding radical SAM protein codes for the protein MINIEHLLALVEKPSRYIDHEINSCRKSFADHSVRMLFAFPELYELGVSHLGLKILYSIVNRLPYAMADRLYLPQRDLLALLKQEQLPLFGLESRRAAHEFDLLGITLQSELTFSNVLELIASSQIPIFNLDRSQEHPIVMAGGPCATNPLPLAPFIDVFFFGEAEEGIVEIAEILRDNASRAERLQHLATLKSCWVPQYNSDSPWDIRIPTEAIPSRKYADFSKGKDLHSPQLLSWQLATHNRYVSEIMRGCSRGCRFCHAGFFYRPVRERDPRQILDELLKEVHTDGWDEAGLISLSSSDYTCIRELLFALLNAVNTDKTHIALPSLRVDSLDTRLVSLMQSLGREGLTIAPEAGSQRLRDVINKNLSEAEILQGLEIAKSLGWQKIKLYFMIGLPTETDEDILAIEELIHTINLRANKRMNISVTLSPFTPKPFTPFQWTAMTPGETLLKRAQYLKTAFSKNRNIKLKYHTIENSVLEACLTRGDLRMAKVLYSAWENGALFDGWNESWDWQRWQNAFAQHDLRSEDFTAARDPNAPLPWDFVDIGVCKKFLYNEYEKALKAELSPDCREFCAMCGVCNDEVCTQKASVSESLELPSATPPRPQYNPQIQYRYRVFYRKTGLLRFISHLDWMRMLFRRIAVLELPTVFTMGFSPHPKVSLSPPLPVGVESVAEYFDISFYCPFSPEDILREFCRSRIPEFIVTGCEVISGKAALPSTEYVRIELDETLLKELNPQLQSFAKASSMIFTKSSETHSKTYDLKKILHSLELCPEGLRIHKSLQSPSLYDLLSAVLGLDKAQLFRYRVVREAFGYL